In one Lujinxingia vulgaris genomic region, the following are encoded:
- a CDS encoding GNAT family N-acetyltransferase produces the protein MSSQTYRGPAYQIHTERLIVRCLNPTDARLFQETVDDNLEHLRPWLSWTRHEPRDLNEKIERLRQLRSAFDAGKDFVFGLFTPDQARMLGASGLQTRPGPGAREIAYWVHRDHCRQGLATEVAAALVKVAFEVEGVSRVEIHCDPRNTPSARIPERLGFEHEATLRGRKRDAAGNVCDEMIWTLFKERYPRSLARQAEVCAFDVVGRKLL, from the coding sequence ATGAGCTCTCAGACCTACCGCGGACCAGCCTATCAGATTCACACCGAACGGCTGATCGTGCGCTGCCTCAATCCGACGGATGCGCGTCTTTTTCAGGAGACGGTCGACGATAACCTGGAGCATCTTCGCCCCTGGCTCTCCTGGACGCGCCACGAGCCTCGCGACCTCAATGAGAAGATCGAGCGGTTGCGTCAGCTGCGAAGCGCGTTCGATGCGGGCAAAGATTTTGTGTTCGGGCTCTTTACCCCGGATCAGGCGCGGATGCTGGGGGCGAGTGGGCTGCAGACGCGGCCGGGGCCCGGAGCGCGTGAGATCGCCTACTGGGTGCACCGCGACCACTGCCGCCAGGGGCTGGCCACCGAGGTGGCTGCCGCGCTGGTGAAGGTGGCCTTTGAGGTGGAGGGGGTCTCGCGGGTGGAGATTCACTGCGATCCGCGCAACACCCCCAGCGCGCGCATCCCCGAGCGCTTAGGGTTTGAGCATGAAGCCACGTTGCGCGGCCGCAAGCGCGACGCGGCCGGCAACGTGTGTGACGAGATGATCTGGACGCTCTTTAAGGAGCGCTACCCCCGCAGCCTCGCCCGCCAGGCCGAGGTCTGCGCCTTCGACGTGGTGGGCAGGAAGTTGCTCTAG